A single window of Rhodamnia argentea isolate NSW1041297 chromosome 5, ASM2092103v1, whole genome shotgun sequence DNA harbors:
- the LOC115752248 gene encoding transcriptional repressor ILP1, with protein sequence MSSSRSKNFRRRAGDDEDDDDEGPNGAAATVAKVPSKSAAAANRAPPKPKKPQAPKLLSFADDDGEDETQSRSRPKPSSRPGKPLSSSSSSHKISSLKDRQSPATPLPSNVLPQAGTYTKEALRELQKNTRTLASSSSSRYAAASESKPDPKPEPVIVLKGLVKPNALIGQTLKQVDELSSDEEEGEKGKALVEKREGLYRDDAERRLAAIGIAKGQESSGSSFPDQAMINAIRAKRERLRQSRAAAPDYISLDGGSNHGAAEGLSDEEPEFQRRIAMFGEKIEGGKKGVFESFDDRAVEVPLRKDTELEDDEDEEEKIWEEEQFRKGLGKRMDDGTTRGVTSASGISTVPVVHNVQQPQKYAYTTPAAGYGPAPSIGAAAPPSPPPSIGGAMVAGPGLDVISIPQQAELAMKALCENARRLEESHSKTMSSLAKTDENLSSSLLNITALEKSLSAAGEKYIFMQKLRDYISVICKFLQDKAPYIEELEEQMQKLNEERATTKLERRMADNDDEMVEIEVAVNAAMLVFRKGDSSVATIAAATSAGQAAVAAMREQNNVPVKLDEFGRDMNLQKRMDRTRRAEARHRRKARFDSRRSSSMELDTPHQKIEGESSTDESDSESRAYKSNRDLLLQTADQIFDDTAEEYAQLSEVKQQFEKWKREYSSSYRDAYMSLSVPNIFSPYVRLELLKWDPLHEDSDFFEMKWHSLLFDYGLPQDGSDCAPDDDDDSNLVPGLVEKVALPILHHEIAHSWDMLSTRETKNAVAATTLVTNYVPASSEALAELLVAVHTRLADAVAKLIVPTWSPLVMKAVPGAARLAAYRFGVSVRLLRNISLWKEILVLPVVEKLAVDELLVGKILPHLRSIRSDIHDAATRTERIVASLSGVWAGPSVSGDRSLKLQPLVDYVLSLGKNLHKKHMFGVTEGETSGLARRIKKMLVELNEYDNAREIVKTFHLKEAL encoded by the exons ATGAGCTCCTCCCGATCCAAGAACTTCCGCCGCCGCGCCGGCGACgatgaagacgacgacgacgagggACCCAACGGAGCCGCCGCCACCGTCGCGAAGGTCCCATCAAAATCCGCCGCCGCAGCCAACAGAGCTCCTCCTAAACCTAAGAAACCCCAGGCCCCGAAGCTTCTCAGCTTCGCCGACGACGACGGCGAGGACGAAACCCAATCTCGTTCTCGCCCTAAACCCTCTTCTCGCCCCGGCAAACCTTTgtcctcctcatcctcttctCATAAAATATCTTCCCTCAAGGACCGCCAATCGCCCGCCACTCCTTTACCTTCGAATGTCCTTCCTCAAGCTGGCACTTACACCAAAGAAGCCCTGCGCGAGCTCCAAAAGAACACGAGGACCCTCGCTTCATCGAGCAGCTCTCGCTATGCTGCGGCATCGGAGTCCAAGCCCGACCCTAAGCCCGAACCTGTCATTGTTTTGAAGGGTCTCGTGAAACCCAATGCCCTAATCGGACAAACATTGAAGCAAGTGGATGAATTGAGCTCTGATGAGGAAGAGGGTGAAAAGGGAAAGGCGTTGGTCGAGAAAAGGGAAGGTTTGTATAGAGATGATGCAGAGAGACGGTTGGCTGCGATTGGAATTGCAAAGGGACAGGAATCGTCTGGGTCGTCGTTTCCTGATCAGGCGATGATAAATGCGATAAGGGCAAAGAGAGAACGGCTGAGGCAATCGCGGGCAGCTGCGCCGGACTATATTTCGCTGGATGGAGGGAGTAATCACGGCGCGGCTGAGGGGTTGAGTGATGAGGAGCCAGAGTTTCAAAGGCGGATCGCCATGTTCGGAGAGAAGATTGAGGGTGGAAAGAAGGGTGTTTTCGAGAGTTTCGATGATAGAGCGGTGGAAGTGCCATTGAGAAAAGACACTGAGCTCGAGGATGATGAAGACGAGGAGGAAAAGATATGGGAAGAGGAGCAGTTTAGGAAGGGATTAGGGAAGAGAATGGATGATGGAACTACCAGGGGAGTAACTAGTGCTAGTGGCATTAGTACTGTTCCTGTGGTGCATAATGTGCAGCAGCCACAGAAGTATGCATATACAACTCCTGCAGCCGGTTATGGTCCTGCACCAAGCATTGGGGCAGCTgcccctccttctcctcctccaagcATAGGAGGGGCAATGGTTGCTGGGCCGGGGTTGGATGTTATATCGATTCCGCAGCAGGCTGAGCTTGCTATGAAGGCTTTGTGCGAAAATGCGAGGAGGCTGGAG GAATCACACAGCAAAACCATGTCATCTTTGGCAAAGACTGATGAGAATTTGTCCTCCTCATTGTTGAATATCACTGCACTTGAGAAGTCTCTATCTGCTGCTGGTGAGAAGTACATCTTTATGCAAAAGCTTCGTGACTATATTTCTGTTATATGTAAGTTCTTGCAG GATAAAGCTCCATATATTGAGGAACTCGAGGAACAGATgcagaaattaaatgaagaacgTGCTACAACTAAACTGGAAAGAAGAATGGCTGATAATGATGATGAAATGGTGGAGATAGAAGTAGCTGTTAATGCAGCCATGCTGGTATTCAGAAAAGGTGATAGCAGTGTTGCAACAATAGCTGCCGCGACGAGTGCAGGCCAGGCTGCAGTCGCTGCAATGAGAGAACAAAATAATGTGCCAGTAAAGTTGGATGAGTTTGGTAGAGATATGAACTTGCAGAAACGAATGGATAGGACACGGAGGGCTGAGGCCCGGCATAGGAGGAAAGCTCGATTTGATTCTAGGAGATCATCATCAATGGAGTTGGACACTCCTCATCAGAAAATAGAGGGAGAATCTAGCACTGATGAGAGCGATAGTGAGAGTAGAGCATACAAGTCAAACAGAGATTTATTGCTTCAGACTGCTGATCAAATTTTTGATGACACTGCTGAGGAATATGCCCAGCTCTCAGAGGTTAAACAGCagtttgaaaaatggaaaagagagtATTCTTCAAGCTACCGCGATGCCTACATGTCACTTAGTGTTCCTAATATCTTCTCTCCGTATGTTCGGCTGGAACTTTTAAAGTGGGACCCATTACATGAGGATTCCGATTTTTTCGAGATGAAATG GCATTCATTGCTATTTGATTATGGTCTGCCACAAGATGGAAGTGACTGTGCccctgatgatgatgatgattctaATCTTGTTCCGGGATTGGTAGAGAAGGTTGCGCTTCCCATTTTGCATCATGAAATAGCCCATTCTTGGGACATGCTTAGTACAAGAGAGACGAAGAATGCTGTTGCTGCCACAACTTTGGTCACAAATTATGTTCCAGCTTCCAGTGAGGCTCTGGCTGAATTGTTGGTTGCAGTCCATACTCGCTTGGCAGATGCTGTTGCAAAACTTATC GTGCCAACTTGGAGCCCTCTAGTAATGAAGGCTGTGCCAGGTGCTGCACGGTTGGCAGCATACCGCTTTGGCGTGTCTGTTCGTTTGTTAAGAAACATATCTCTGTGGAAAGAGATCCTTGTATTACCGGTTGTGGAGAAGCTTGCTGTTGATGAGCTTTTAGTTGGGAAAATCTTGCCTCATCTTCGAAGCATCAGATCAGATATTCATGATGCGGCGACAAGAACCGAAAGAATCGTTGCATCTTTATCTGGTGTTTGGGCTGGTCCGAGTGTGTCTGGTGATCGTAG TCTCAAGCTCCAGCCCCTGGTTGATTATGTGCTTTCACTGGGAAAGAACCTGCACAAAAAGCACATGTTTGGTGTGACCGAGGGGGAGACCAGTGGGCTTGCCAGAAGGATAAAGAAGATGCTGGTCGAGCTGAACGAGTACGACAATGCTCGGGAAATAGTCAAAACCTTCCATCTCAAGGAGGCATTGTGA
- the LOC115752281 gene encoding SUPPRESSOR OF GAMMA RESPONSE 1 isoform X2 has product MAGPSWLVDSHRIATKIRSASGASDPEKVKWKSNPTRACPNCQHVIDNSDVTQEWPGLPRGVKFDPSDPEIMYHLLAKVGVEGLKSHPFINEFIPTVDEDDGICYTHPQNLPGVKQDGSVAHFFHRAIKAYNTGTRKRRKILGDDFGDVRWHKTGKTKPVMVDGVQKGWKKIMVLYTNLVRGGKSEKTNWKMHQYHLGTGEDEKDGEFVISKIFYDLQQQQLEQGEKNELNNQERVEATTMKVDDPVTPKSVTPDPPCTERRSCDSDLVLDSAFGRPLAQHVEMQCADAEGPLEIENPQHHEQTLQISAPEMTDDNDHPAEEDQKWWDSESQNLLDSQQLVEGLSLCDELLQSQSPNRDGDMNHHEEPKNRPLLSDYAKLGPEDLKKDLEECHNLAFDPANIELDTPPDFRLSQLEFGSQDSFVAWGGSKVVD; this is encoded by the exons ATGGCTGG ACCATCCTGGTTGGTGGACAGTCATAGAATTGCAACAAAAATCAGGAGCGCTTCTGGTGCGTCTGATCCTGAGAAAGTAAAATGGAAAAGCAATCCAACTAGAGCCTGTCCAAATTGCCAACATGTCATTGATAACAGTGAT GTTACACAGGAGTGGCCAGGATTACCCAGGGGTGTCAAGTTTGATCCATCTGACCCAGAAATTATGTATCATTTGCTTGCAAAGGTGGGGGTAGAAGGTTTGAAATCCCATCCTTTTATCAATGAGTTCATACCTActgttgatgaagatgatgggATCTGTTACACGCATCCTCAGAATTTACCAG GTGTTAAACAAGATGGAAGTGTAGCTCACTTTTTTCACCGGGCCATTAAGGCTTACAATACTGGGACTAGAAAGCGTCGAAAGATACTTGGCGATGATTTTGGCGATGTTCGTTGGCACAAGACAGGCAAGACTAAACCAGTGATGGTTGATGGTGTTCAAAAGGGGTGGAAAAAGATTATGGTTTTGTACACGAATCTGGTCAGGGGAGGAAAATCTGAAAAGACTAATTGGAAGATGCACCAGTATCACCTAGGAACTGGAGAGGATGAGAAGGATGGGGAGTTTGtgatatctaaaattttctatgaTCTTCAGCAGCAACAGCTCGAGCAAGGTGAAAAAAATGAACTAAATAATCAGGAAAGAGTTGAAGCTACAACAATGAAAGTAGATGATCCAGTGACTCCAAAGTCCGTGACGCCCGACCCTCCTTGTACGGAGAGGCGATCTTGTGATTCTGATCTGGTTCTGGATTCTGCTTTTGGACGCCCCCTTGCTCAG CACGTTGAGATGCAGTGTGCGGATGCTGAGGGTCCACTGGAAATAGAAAATCCCCAGCATCATGAGCAAACCCTACAAATTTCTGCTCCGGAAATGACAGATGATAATGATCACCCCGCTGAGGAAGACCAAAAATGGTGGGATAGTGAGTCGCAGAATCTGCTGGACTCGCAACAGCTTGTGGAGGGATTGTCCTTATGTGACGAGCTGCTTCAATCTCAATCTCCTAATAGAGATGGAGACATGAACCACCATGAGGAGCCAAAAAATAGACCCCTTCTTTCTGATTATGCTAAATTAGGACCTGAAGACTTGAAGAAGGATCTGGAGGAGTGCCACAATCTGGCATTTGATCCAGCAAATATTGAGCTTGATACTCCTCCTGATTTTCGATTGAGCCAGCTG GAATTCGGATCGCAGGATAGCTTTGTTGCTTGGGGCGGGAGCAAGGTGGTCGACTAG
- the LOC115752281 gene encoding SUPPRESSOR OF GAMMA RESPONSE 1 isoform X1, translating to MHSSQSLSSVLLGIWGNGTGYTMFTEPSWLVDSHRIATKIRSASGASDPEKVKWKSNPTRACPNCQHVIDNSDVTQEWPGLPRGVKFDPSDPEIMYHLLAKVGVEGLKSHPFINEFIPTVDEDDGICYTHPQNLPGVKQDGSVAHFFHRAIKAYNTGTRKRRKILGDDFGDVRWHKTGKTKPVMVDGVQKGWKKIMVLYTNLVRGGKSEKTNWKMHQYHLGTGEDEKDGEFVISKIFYDLQQQQLEQGEKNELNNQERVEATTMKVDDPVTPKSVTPDPPCTERRSCDSDLVLDSAFGRPLAQHVEMQCADAEGPLEIENPQHHEQTLQISAPEMTDDNDHPAEEDQKWWDSESQNLLDSQQLVEGLSLCDELLQSQSPNRDGDMNHHEEPKNRPLLSDYAKLGPEDLKKDLEECHNLAFDPANIELDTPPDFRLSQLEFGSQDSFVAWGGSKVVD from the exons ATGCACAGTTCTCAGAGTTTGAGCTCCGTTTTACTTGGAATCTGGGGAAATGGAACTGGTTATACGATGTTTACAGA ACCATCCTGGTTGGTGGACAGTCATAGAATTGCAACAAAAATCAGGAGCGCTTCTGGTGCGTCTGATCCTGAGAAAGTAAAATGGAAAAGCAATCCAACTAGAGCCTGTCCAAATTGCCAACATGTCATTGATAACAGTGAT GTTACACAGGAGTGGCCAGGATTACCCAGGGGTGTCAAGTTTGATCCATCTGACCCAGAAATTATGTATCATTTGCTTGCAAAGGTGGGGGTAGAAGGTTTGAAATCCCATCCTTTTATCAATGAGTTCATACCTActgttgatgaagatgatgggATCTGTTACACGCATCCTCAGAATTTACCAG GTGTTAAACAAGATGGAAGTGTAGCTCACTTTTTTCACCGGGCCATTAAGGCTTACAATACTGGGACTAGAAAGCGTCGAAAGATACTTGGCGATGATTTTGGCGATGTTCGTTGGCACAAGACAGGCAAGACTAAACCAGTGATGGTTGATGGTGTTCAAAAGGGGTGGAAAAAGATTATGGTTTTGTACACGAATCTGGTCAGGGGAGGAAAATCTGAAAAGACTAATTGGAAGATGCACCAGTATCACCTAGGAACTGGAGAGGATGAGAAGGATGGGGAGTTTGtgatatctaaaattttctatgaTCTTCAGCAGCAACAGCTCGAGCAAGGTGAAAAAAATGAACTAAATAATCAGGAAAGAGTTGAAGCTACAACAATGAAAGTAGATGATCCAGTGACTCCAAAGTCCGTGACGCCCGACCCTCCTTGTACGGAGAGGCGATCTTGTGATTCTGATCTGGTTCTGGATTCTGCTTTTGGACGCCCCCTTGCTCAG CACGTTGAGATGCAGTGTGCGGATGCTGAGGGTCCACTGGAAATAGAAAATCCCCAGCATCATGAGCAAACCCTACAAATTTCTGCTCCGGAAATGACAGATGATAATGATCACCCCGCTGAGGAAGACCAAAAATGGTGGGATAGTGAGTCGCAGAATCTGCTGGACTCGCAACAGCTTGTGGAGGGATTGTCCTTATGTGACGAGCTGCTTCAATCTCAATCTCCTAATAGAGATGGAGACATGAACCACCATGAGGAGCCAAAAAATAGACCCCTTCTTTCTGATTATGCTAAATTAGGACCTGAAGACTTGAAGAAGGATCTGGAGGAGTGCCACAATCTGGCATTTGATCCAGCAAATATTGAGCTTGATACTCCTCCTGATTTTCGATTGAGCCAGCTG GAATTCGGATCGCAGGATAGCTTTGTTGCTTGGGGCGGGAGCAAGGTGGTCGACTAG